In Streptomyces chartreusis, the following proteins share a genomic window:
- a CDS encoding type VII secretion target, with protein sequence MSRSTNVDPAELRASAGACDGISQTMKGPADKAVRESGTAGTSLTGWSVGPALTEIATSWKPALDGLHSRLQAGRDNLRSSADGHEWNDQRASQDFEKTGTSAQATSGEMPAVLRPGTGERHAVGHPGSTSGVQPVGGGSGDGPLDPRTSYGTTMPTYDETISTRPTPATNDFG encoded by the coding sequence GTGTCTCGGAGCACCAACGTCGACCCGGCCGAACTGCGCGCGTCCGCCGGCGCCTGCGACGGTATTTCCCAAACCATGAAGGGGCCGGCTGACAAGGCCGTCAGGGAATCGGGGACCGCGGGCACCTCGCTCACCGGCTGGTCGGTCGGCCCCGCCTTGACAGAGATCGCCACCAGCTGGAAGCCGGCCCTCGACGGTCTGCACTCCCGCCTCCAGGCCGGCCGGGACAACCTCAGGTCGTCGGCGGACGGCCATGAATGGAACGACCAGCGGGCGTCCCAGGACTTCGAGAAAACCGGCACCTCGGCACAGGCCACCTCCGGTGAAATGCCCGCGGTTCTGCGCCCCGGTACGGGCGAGCGCCACGCCGTCGGGCACCCGGGCAGCACCTCGGGCGTCCAACCGGTGGGCGGAGGGTCCGGCGACGGACCACTGGACCCGCGCACCTCGTACGGCACCACTATGCCGACGTACGACGAGACCATCAGTACTCGCCCCACCCCCGCCACGAACGACTTCGGCTGA
- a CDS encoding alpha/beta hydrolase, giving the protein MASDFSRLMKQDFSDLDAAAKSWRGLSTTMDSLTDRHRRQVTGPLHQSWKGDDADAAFFYLEDVESRIGVVETEAMAIAEVLNTTRFWMEQSQTDLRNAVRRAEQDGFAVDNDGWVSDPTTSGLPRQDPDAQQIIADRSALLGEHRAAIDEALAAAHKASNDGARALAELNGDILTDPLSHDAAAESARDVKDAMKAVGVQAPQIPADDPKAAADWWKALSPEERQTYTTLYPKQIGATDGLPSDVRDDANRTALAQEINLIQEGNWDEGFPGDTDETVNRRLGNLQVLNDRLEAADAAPKGKELYLLGYDSKDDGRAIIAMGNPDTAAHTGILVPGTNTNMDAVPGQLERIDRLQSAAESRSNGESVAMVTWLGYDAPEASATDFTSVGGTGRAEDAAPDLRQFVAGSHAAHDGSPSHTTVIGHSYGSTVVGAAAAGGSGLGADDVVAVGSPGMTVDEAEDLQMDPEHVWVGTAEDDAVADNTSDYTLGRDPTLGGFGGNNFEVDTHGHSGYWDSGPYGPSESLDNQGAIIAGRQPTEVPKEGSEMPPDAYVVPGL; this is encoded by the coding sequence GTGGCCTCTGACTTCTCCCGGCTGATGAAGCAGGACTTCTCCGACCTGGATGCCGCGGCCAAGTCCTGGCGCGGGCTCTCGACGACCATGGACTCACTCACCGACCGCCACCGCCGGCAGGTGACCGGGCCGTTGCACCAGTCCTGGAAGGGCGATGACGCCGACGCGGCCTTCTTCTACCTGGAGGACGTCGAGTCGCGCATCGGTGTGGTCGAGACGGAAGCGATGGCCATCGCCGAGGTCCTCAACACCACCAGGTTCTGGATGGAGCAGTCCCAGACCGACCTCCGTAACGCGGTGCGGCGTGCGGAGCAGGACGGCTTCGCAGTCGACAACGACGGCTGGGTCAGCGATCCGACCACCTCTGGCCTTCCACGCCAGGACCCCGACGCACAGCAGATCATCGCGGACCGCAGCGCCCTGCTCGGGGAGCACCGCGCCGCCATCGACGAGGCCCTGGCCGCCGCGCACAAGGCCAGTAACGACGGCGCGAGGGCCCTCGCCGAGCTGAACGGCGACATTCTCACCGATCCGCTCAGCCACGACGCGGCGGCGGAATCCGCCCGGGACGTCAAGGACGCGATGAAAGCCGTGGGTGTCCAGGCCCCGCAGATCCCCGCGGACGACCCGAAGGCTGCCGCCGACTGGTGGAAGGCCCTCAGCCCCGAGGAGCGTCAGACCTACACCACGCTCTACCCGAAGCAGATCGGAGCGACCGACGGTCTGCCGTCGGACGTGCGCGACGACGCCAATCGCACGGCCCTCGCCCAGGAGATCAATCTGATCCAGGAGGGCAACTGGGACGAAGGCTTCCCGGGAGACACCGATGAAACCGTCAACAGGCGCCTGGGCAACCTCCAGGTGCTGAACGACCGGCTCGAAGCCGCGGACGCCGCGCCCAAGGGCAAGGAGCTGTACCTCCTCGGCTACGACTCCAAGGACGACGGACGGGCCATCATCGCCATGGGCAACCCGGACACGGCCGCGCACACCGGCATCCTGGTGCCAGGCACGAACACCAACATGGACGCCGTACCCGGTCAGCTCGAGCGCATCGACAGGCTGCAGTCGGCGGCGGAGAGCCGGTCCAACGGCGAGAGCGTGGCGATGGTCACCTGGCTCGGCTACGACGCTCCCGAGGCGTCCGCGACCGACTTCACCAGCGTCGGCGGAACCGGGCGAGCCGAGGACGCCGCTCCTGACCTGCGGCAATTCGTGGCGGGCTCGCACGCCGCGCATGACGGGTCGCCGAGCCACACCACCGTCATCGGACACAGCTACGGCTCCACAGTCGTGGGTGCGGCCGCAGCCGGAGGCTCCGGTCTGGGCGCGGACGACGTGGTTGCAGTCGGTAGTCCTGGGATGACAGTGGACGAAGCCGAGGATCTCCAGATGGATCCCGAGCACGTGTGGGTCGGTACCGCGGAGGACGACGCCGTCGCCGACAACACCTCCGACTACACCCTCGGCCGCGACCCGACGCTTGGAGGCTTCGGTGGCAACAACTTCGAGGTCGACACCCATGGCCACAGCGGCTATTGGGACAGCGGGCCGTACGGACCCAGCGAGTCCCTCGACAACCAGGGAGCGATCATTGCAGGCAGGCAGCCCACAGAGGTTCCCAAGGAAGGCTCCGAGATGCCGCCGGACGCCTATGTCGTCCCTGGTCTCTAA